In one window of Solanum pennellii chromosome 2, SPENNV200 DNA:
- the LOC107008967 gene encoding ATPase family AAA domain-containing protein FIGL1, which produces MAGKEDNSKNTAPNSKSEKMEDEKSEVSWRKEVDNNLKRLHSMLFGAEVALKSKDFSSATVLGLGLIGFLDSHSHSDADEAFIRPIRCEAMSNFDSARSSLITESDRQAFEQAGRDPGCIFAQGKNIDIEKIKQSKYFLSLCQQHEDTAKGEQGNQLNRHANVGSRTLKTPVHTSPRDFSLIKIRSFANDSSPEVLPVARFHPKHSYPKHQTVDIKDGEEERTCVNGSKTRRLYRESNGSRDENISSPLCTEEADVDASPNGFVTARAKLEMDTRHKRGLSRSPSASISPQNDNTLMSKGCGVRSYGFPRRGIRGNFVPPIRGSGGNNVGNVTSRTSGKGEDILDDSTRRCLEMLVGPDGELPEKLRNIEPRLIEHISNEIMHRDPNVRWNDIAGLEHAKKCVTEMVIWPLLRPDIFKGCRSPGRGLLLFGPPGTGKTMIGKAIAGEAKATFFYISASSLTSKWIGEGEKLVRALFGVASCRQPAVIFVDEIDSLLSQRKSEGEHESSRRLKTQFLIEMEGFDNVSEQILLIGATNRPQELDEAARRRLTKRLYVPLPSSEARAWIAKSLLEKDGLFKLSDDDIVSICKFTEGYSGSDMKNLVKDASMGPLREALRHGIEITKLKKEDMRPVTLQDFESALQEVRPSVSLNELGAYEDWNKQFGSLAL; this is translated from the exons ATGGCGGGAAAGGAGGACAACAGCAAAAATACGGCACCGAATTCGAAATCGGAGAAAATGGAGGACGAAAAATCGGAGGTATCATGGAGGAAAGAAGTCGACAACAATCTCAAGAGGCTCCATTCCATGCTATTTGGAGCAGAAGTAGCTCTCAAAAGTAAGGATTTCAGTTCTGCAACGGTACTTGGACTAGGACTTATCGGATTCCTCGATTCCCATTCTCATTCAGACGCCGACGAGGCTTTCATTCGTCCTATTCGTTGTGAAGCTATGTCAAATTTTGATTCTGCTCGAAGCTCCCTCATAACTGAATCCGATCG CCAAGCTTTTGAACAAGCAGGGAGAGATCCAGGCTGCATATTTGCCCaaggaaaaaatattgacattgaGAAGATTAAGCAGTCTAAAtactttctttctctttgtcaGCAACATGAAGACACAGCTAAAGGTGAACAG GGAAATCAATTAAACAGACATGCCAATGTGGGTAGCCGAACCTTGAAAACACCTGTACACACTAGTCCAAGAGATTTCTCCTTGATAAAAATAAGAAGCTTTGCAAATGATAGTAGCCCAGAGGTTCTTCCTGTTGCTAGGTTTCACCCAAAGCATAGCTACCCAAAGCATCAAACTGTGGACATTAAAGATGGAGAGGAAGAAAGAACCTGTGTCAATGGTTCCAAAACAAGACGGTTGTACAGGGAAAGCAATGGCTCTAGAGATGAAAACATTTCATCCCCCTTGTGCACTGAAGAAGCTGATGTTGATGCTTCTCCAAATGGATTTGTCACTGCTAGAGCAAAACTG GAAATGGACACAAGACATAAGCGAGGGTTGAGTAGATCACCAAGTGCTTCAATCTCCCCACAAAACGATAACACCTTGATGAGCAAAGGCTGTGGAGTCAGGTCCTATGGTTTTCCACGCCGTGGCATACGGGGCAATTTTGTTCCTCCTATCAGAGGTAGTGGTGGCAATAATGTAGGCAATGTTACTTCACGCACTTCTGGGAAAGGAGAAGATATACTTGATGATTCAACAAGGAGATG TTTGGAAATGTTAGTTGGTCCTGATGGTGAGCTTCCTGAGAAATTGAGGAATATAGAGCCTCGACTTATTGAGCATATCAGCAATGAGATTATGCACCGGGATCCCAATGTGCGGTGGAATGACATTGCTGGCCTGGAACATGCTAAAAAATGTGTGACTGAGATGGTCATCTGGCCATTATTACGTCcagacatattcaaaggctGCCGATCTCCAGGTCGAGGTCTTCTTCTGTTTGGTCCACCA GGAACTGGCAAAACAATGATAGGGAAAGCTATTGCTGGTGAGGCAAAAGCAACCTTCTTTTACATATCTGCCAGCTCTTTGACAAGCAAGTGG ATTGGAGAGGGGGAGAAGCTGGTGAGGGCACTTTTTGGAGTGGCCAGTTGTCGTCAACCAGCTGTTATTTTCGTTGATGAAATAGATTCTCTGTTGTCTCAG CGCAAGTCAGAAGGTGAACATGAATCTAGTAGGCGCCTGAAGACACAATTTCTGATCGAGATGGAAGGCTTTGACAATGTGAGCGAACAGATTCTTCttatag GTGCAACAAACAGGCCCCAAGAGCTTGATGAGGCTGCAAGGAGACGGCTTACGAAAAGACTTTATGTTCCACTTCCTTCCTCAG AAGCACGAGCTTGGATTGCCAAGAGTCTATTGGAGAAGGATGGGTTGTTTAAGCTTTCAGATGACGATATTGTCTCTATTTGCAAATTTACGGAAG GGTATTCTGGGTCTGACATGAAGAATTTAGTGAAGGATGCTTCCATGGGTCCATTGAGGGAAGCTCTAAGGCACGGTATTGAAATTACAAAGCTAAAGAAGGAGGATATGAGGCCAGTAACTCTTCAG GACTTTGAGAGTGCATTACAAGAGGTAAGGCCTTCTGTGTCTTTGAATGAACTTGGTGCATACGAGGACTGGAACAAACAGTTTGGAAGCTTAGCACTTTAA
- the LOC107008968 gene encoding cytochrome P450 94B3, producing the protein MVMVTFLTTYPFFILPLFCLTLILYLSYVIVEQYQQGGRGFEGPPTYPIIGCLIPFYKNRYRLLDWYTHLLSHSQTKTIVIDRLGARRTIVTANPHNVEYMLKTNFDNFPKGKPFNEILGDFLGNGIFNVDGEMWYKQRKMVSHEFTARCLRECVMNALKEEVENKLLPMLDLMEAENRAFDLQDLLRRLGFDVVCKVSLGFDPCCLNDDSLPFSPLLDAFERASQICAGRGAAPVSAIWKVKRLLNIGSERQLRLAIDQIHSSVGTMIRERKIKMRGEKQQEIKISEVDLLSKLLLAANFDEEEVRDMVISFIIAGRDTTSAAMTWLFYLLTLHPEIENELVSKELRFIEAETLTKHEILREMKFLKACLCETMRLYPPVAWDSKHAIVDDILPDGTRIKAGNRVTYFPYGMGRMENLWGKDRLEFKPERWMHNTEEDEGASNLYKFPVFQAGPRVCLGKELAFIQMKYVVSSILKRFHITPASSDPPLFLPLLTAHMAGGFNIFVHKTKNI; encoded by the coding sequence ATGGTGATGGTCACCTTCCTCACCACATACCCCTTCTTCATTCTACCATTGTTTTGTCTAACCCTAATTCTATATCTATCGTATGTGATTGTTGAACAATACCAGCAAGGTGGTAGAGGGTTTGAAGGACCTCCAACTTACCCCATCATAGGTTGCTTGATTCCATTTTACAAGAACCGCTATCGTCTACTAGATTGGTACACTCATCTTCTCTCTCACTCACAAACAAAAACAATCGTGATAGACAGATTAGGTGCGCGGAGGACCATAGTAACAGCTAATCCACACAATGTAGAGTACATGCTCAAAACAAACTTTGACAATTTTCCTAAAGGCAAGCCGTTCAACGAAATTCTTGGTGATTTTCTTGGAAATGGTATATTCAACGTGGATGGAGAAATGTGGTACAAACAGCGCAAGATGGTTAGCCATGAGTTCACCGCAAGGTGTTTGAGGGAGTGTGTTATGAATGCGCTCAAAGAAGAGGTGGAGAACAAGCTGTTGCCTATGTTAGACTTAATGGAGGCTGAAAATAGAGCTTTTGACTTGCAAGACTTGttaagaagacttggatttGACGTGGTTTGCAAAGTTTCCTTGGGGTTTGATCCATGTTGCCTCAATGACGATTCTCTTCCATTTTCGCCTCTGCTAGATGCCTTTGAAAGGGCTTCACAAATATGTGCTGGTAGAGGAGCTGCTCCTGTATCTGCCATATGGAAGGTGAAAAGATTGTTAAACATTGGATCTGAAAGACAGCTTAGACTAGCCATCGATCAAATCCATTCATCCGTGGGTACTATGATCCGCGAGAGAAAGATTAAGATGAGAGGAGAAAAGCAGCAAGAGATTAAGATCAGTGAAGTGGATCTTCTTTCAAAACTGCTATTGGCTGCAAATTTTGATGAGGAGGAAGTGAGGGACATGGTGATAAGTTTCATTATAGCAGGGAGAGACACAACCTCTGCGGCAATGACTTGGTTGTTTTATCTCCTTACTCTCCATCCTGAGATAGAGAATGAATTGGTTTCCAAGGAGCTAAGGTTTATAGAAGCGGAAACACTAACAAAGCATGAGATATTGAGAGAGATGAAATTCTTGAAAGCTTGCCTCTGTGAGACAATGAGACTCTATCCACCAGTTGCATGGGATTCAAAGCATGCAATTGTTGATGATATTTTGCCAGATGGTACTCGTATCAAAGCTGGAAATAGAGTGACCTACTTCCCCTATGGTATGGGGAGGATGGAGAACTTGTGGGGAAAGGACAGGTTAGAGTTTAAACCAGAGAGATGGATGCACAATACAGAAGAAGATGAAGGGGCATCAAATTTGTACAAGTTTCCAGTCTTCCAAGCAGGTCCAAGAGTTTGCCTTGGCAAAGAATTGGCCTTTATTCAAATGAAGTATGTTGTATCTTCAATATTGAAGCGCTTCCATATCACACCAGCTTCTTCCGATCCTCCTCTGTTTTTGCCACTCCTAACCGCTCATATGGCGGGTGGGTTTAATATTTTTGTCCATAAAACTAAAAACATTTAA
- the LOC107010920 gene encoding pentatricopeptide repeat-containing protein At5g56310-like: MVPFKMRGLHYRHLCSITYGPPAPPSRNPPHLSLLADQCTSLHQLKQIHAQMIVRARIHDNFAASRLLSFSALSQSGSLSYAVRLFDSINEPNSFMWNTLIRAQAGSSNPRQALLFYVKMRRLCVAPGKHTFPFVLKACSNVMCIYVSRQVHCHSIKFGLDLDLHVVNGLIRAYSVSRVLRDAREVFDEVPERNLSIWTTMICGFAQNDRYGDAIQLFECMLEDGMAPNGATLASVLSACAQSGSLQLGEQIHAYMEENGIELGVILGTALVNMYAKNGAIVKAKKCFSSMRERNIATWNAMICGLAAHGHGKEAINFFKELEQEKVKPNDITLVGVLSACCHAGLFDYGEGIFHSMKELYRLGPKIEHYGCMVDILGRNGKLLEAEQLIRGMIWKADVVIWGSLLHACQSHGNIDIAERAVKEILLLNPNSHGVYVVLSNMYAEAERWDDVVKLRKRMKEGSLKKTPGWSLVNAAT, encoded by the coding sequence ATGGTTCCCTTCAAGATGAGGGGACTCCATTACAGACACCTCTGTAGTATCACCTATGGTCCTCCTGCTCCACCATCACGCAATCCTCCTCACCTCTCCCTCCTAGCCGACCAATGTACCTCACTGCACCAACTCAAGCAAATACATGCCCAAATGATCGTCAGAGCCCGCATCCACGACAATTTTGCTGCCAGCCGTTTACTGTCCTTCTCTGCTCTCTCACAATCAGGCAGCCTTTCTTATGCCGTAAGACTTTTCGACAGTATCAACGAACCCAATTCATTCATGTGGAACACTCTCATAAGAGCTCAAGCTGGTAGCTCAAATCCCCGACAAGCCTTGCTTTTTTATGTAAAGATGCGAAGACTTTGCGTCGCTCCCGGTAAACATACATTCCCTTTTGTACTAAAAGCTTGTTCCAACGTGATGTGTATTTATGTTAGTAGACAAGTGCATTGTCATTCTATTAAATTTGGGTTAGATTTAGATTTGCATGTTGTTAATGGCTTGATCAGGGCTTATTCTGTTTCTCGTGTATTGAGGGATGCGCGGGAAGTGTTTGATGAAGTTCCTGAGAGAAATTTGAGTATTTGGACGACGATGATTTGTGGGTTTGCTCAGAATGACAGGTATGGTGATGCTATTCAGTTGTTTGAGTGTATGCTTGAGGATGGAATGGCGCCCAACGGAGCTACATTGGCTTCTGTGTTGTCAGCTTGTGCCCAGTCAGGTAGTTTGCAGTTAGGAGAACAGATTCACGCCTATATGGAAGAAAACGGGATAGAATTAGGAGTGATTCTTGGAACAGCATTAGTGAACATGTACGCAAAGAACGGTGCCATAGTAAAAGCAAAGAAGTGCTTTAGTAGTATGAGAGAAAGGAACATTGCAACTTGGAATGCAATGATTTGCGGGTTAGCTGCCCATGGACATGGAAAAGAAGCAATTAACTTCTTTAAGGAACTAGAACAAGAAAAAGTAAAGCCAAATGACATTACATTAGTTGGGGTTCTGTCAGCGTGCTGCCATGCAGGGTTATTTGACTATGGTGAAGGAATATTTCACTCCATGAAAGAGTTATACCGTTTAGGTCCCAAGATTGAGCATTACGGATGCATGGTTGACATTCTTGGGCGGAATGGGAAACTACTAGAAGCTGAGCAGCTCATAAGAGGAATGATTTGGAAGGCTGATGTGGTTATCTGGGGTTCCTTGTTACATGCATGTCAGAGCCATGGAAACATAGATATTGCAGAACGAGCTGTGAAAGAAATTCTGCTTTTGAATCCAAATAGTCATGGAGTATATGTCGTCTTATCTAATATGTATGCAGAAGCTGAAAGATGGGACGATGTGGTAAAACTAAGGAAGCGGATGAAGGAAGGAAGTTTAAAGAAAACACCCGGTTGGAGCCTTGTAAATGCAGCTACGTGA
- the LOC107010919 gene encoding sulfite oxidase, whose protein sequence is MPGIKGPSDYSREPPRHPSLKVNAKEPFNAEPTRSALISSYVTPVDFFYKRNHGPIPVVDDIERYSVSLSGLIKNSKDLFMKDICKLPKYTVTATLQCAGNRRTAMSKSRTVKGVGWDIAALGNAVWGGAKLADVLELVGIPYLASITQSGGKHVEFVSIDKCKEEDGGPYKASIPLSQATNPEADVLLAYEMNGEPLNRDHGYPLRVVVPGVIGARSVKWLDSINIIAEECKGFFMQKDYKMFPPTVNWDNINWSTRRPQMDFPVQSAICSLEDVSVVKHGKINIKGYAVSGGGRGIERVDVSIDGGKTWEEATRYQRTGVPYIADDSSSDRWAWVFFEAEANIPQSAEIVAKAVDISANVQPESIDSVWNLRGILNTSWHRVHVRVGQANL, encoded by the exons ATGCCTGGGATTAAAGGGCCTTCCGATTATTCGCGAGAACCCCCTCGCCATCCTTCTCTTAAAGTTAATGCCAAG GAACCCTTTAATGCTGAGCCAACTCGTTCAGCTCTGATTTCATCTTATGTCACTCCTGTTGATTTCTTTTACAAGAGAAACCACGGACCCATACCAGTAGTCGATGACATAGAGAG GTATTCCGTTTCTCTGAGTGGTCTTATAAAAAATTCCAAAGACTTGTTTATGAAGGATATTTG TAAGCTTCCAAAATATACGGTTACTGCCACTTTACAG TGTGCTGGTAACAGAAGAACTGCTATGAGTAAGAGTCGAACGGTGAAAGGAGTTGGTTGGGATATTGCTGCTTTAGGAAATG CTGTTTGGGGTGGAGCCAAATTGGCAGATGTTCTAGAATTAGTTGGAATACCTTATTTGGCAAGTATCACACAATCTGGAGGAAAACATGTGGAATTTGTGAGCATTGACAAGTGTAAG GAGGAAGATGGAGGTCCTTATAAGGCATCAATTCCATTGAGTCAGGCTACAAACCCTGAAGCTGATGTTCTGCTCGCTTATGAGATGAATGGAGAG CCACTTAATAGGGATCATGGCTATCCACTGCGTGTGGTTGTCCCTGGTGTGATAGGTGCCCGTTCAGTTAAGTGGCTTGATTCCATCAATATCATTGCCGAAGAATGCAAG GGATTCTTTATGCAAAAAGACTACAAGATGTTTCCACCAACAGTGAACTGGGATAACATCAACTGGTCTACTAGGAGACCGCAGATGGACTTTCCTGTTCAG AGCGCAATATGTTCCCTGGAGGATGTGAGTGTTGTAAAGCATGGAAAG ATAAACATCAAGGGGTACGCAGTATCAGGAGGTGGGCGTGGCATAGAAAGGGTAGACGTGTCTATAGATGGTGGTAAAACTTGGGAGGAAGCCACCAGATACCAGAGAACTGGTGTTCCATATATTGCTGATGATTCAAGCAGTGATAGATGGGCATGGGTCTTTTTTGAAGCTGAGGCAAATATTCCCCAGAGTGCGGAAATAGTTGCTAAAGCG GTGGATATATCTGCAAATGTCCAACCTGAAAGTATAGATTCTGTCTGGAATCTGAGAGGAATCCTGAACACCTCATGGCATCGGGTTCATGTCCGAGTTGGTCAAGCAAATCTTTAG